Proteins from one Streptomyces sp. NBC_00390 genomic window:
- a CDS encoding ArsR/SmtB family transcription factor: MDEVFKALADASRRRLLDSLNARNGQSLRELCSGLDMTRQSVSKHLALLEAAGLVTTVRRGREKLHHLDAAPINAIADRWISRYDRERVRALADLKSALERSPMDSNAFVYTTYIRTTPEQLWQALTDPAFTTRYWGVAFESDWKAGSAMVWEEGGNKVADPDQVVLVSEPGRRLSYTWHTFTSEWAAAAGVGSDVFAKVAVERRSKVTFDLEQVGEMVKLTVVHDDLDPGSTVREMVGEGWPALLSSLKTLLETGEPLPEPTP; this comes from the coding sequence ATGGACGAGGTGTTCAAGGCACTGGCCGACGCAAGCCGCCGCCGGCTGCTCGACAGCCTGAACGCCCGCAACGGGCAGAGTCTGCGCGAGCTGTGCTCCGGTCTCGACATGACCCGCCAGTCGGTCAGCAAGCATCTGGCGCTGCTGGAGGCGGCCGGTCTGGTGACCACGGTCCGGCGCGGCCGGGAGAAACTGCACCACCTCGACGCCGCGCCGATCAACGCCATCGCGGACCGATGGATCAGCCGGTACGACCGCGAGCGCGTACGCGCCCTCGCGGACCTGAAGTCAGCATTGGAGCGGTCCCCCATGGACAGCAACGCCTTCGTCTACACGACGTACATCCGCACCACGCCCGAGCAGCTCTGGCAGGCCTTGACCGACCCTGCGTTCACCACCCGCTACTGGGGCGTGGCGTTCGAGTCGGACTGGAAAGCGGGCTCGGCCATGGTCTGGGAGGAGGGCGGCAACAAGGTCGCCGACCCCGACCAGGTCGTGCTGGTGTCCGAACCGGGCCGCCGGCTCTCATACACCTGGCACACCTTCACCTCGGAGTGGGCAGCGGCCGCCGGCGTGGGCAGCGACGTGTTCGCCAAGGTGGCCGTCGAGCGCCGTTCGAAGGTGACCTTCGATCTCGAACAGGTCGGCGAGATGGTCAAACTGACCGTGGTGCACGACGACCTCGATCCGGGAAGCACCGTGCGCGAGATGGTCGGCGAAGGCTGGCCCGCGCTGCTCTCCAGCCTCAAGACGCTGCTGGAGACGGGCGAGCCCCTGCCCGAGCCCACGCCTTGA
- a CDS encoding VOC family protein, with amino-acid sequence MAAEPEGTPCWADAMFSDTEGAKTFYGAVLGWTFGEQSSEYGNYTQAYVDGKAVAAVVPPMPGQEGQSAWCLYLASPNAVATAQKIRENGGELLMEPMEVGEFGSMTLARDPSGVVFGVWQAGTHEGFEKKGEPGAYAWAEAFTREPEKSDAFFPAVFPYTVQRLEDDEVDFNIYNLGDQAALGRMRMTEEFPPDVPPYMNVYFAVEDCDAAVAKATELGGILRFGPMDSPFGRFAALSDPQGASFSVIDLGKTEGEMPGMTDVP; translated from the coding sequence ATGGCCGCAGAACCGGAGGGCACGCCGTGCTGGGCCGATGCGATGTTCAGCGACACCGAGGGGGCCAAGACCTTCTACGGCGCCGTCCTGGGCTGGACGTTCGGTGAGCAGTCGTCGGAGTACGGCAATTACACCCAGGCGTATGTGGACGGCAAGGCGGTGGCCGCGGTCGTCCCGCCGATGCCCGGCCAGGAGGGACAGTCGGCCTGGTGCCTGTATCTGGCCTCACCGAACGCCGTCGCCACGGCCCAGAAGATCCGTGAGAACGGTGGCGAGCTGCTGATGGAGCCGATGGAGGTCGGCGAGTTCGGCTCGATGACCCTCGCGCGCGACCCGAGCGGGGTGGTCTTCGGCGTATGGCAGGCCGGCACCCATGAGGGCTTCGAGAAGAAGGGCGAGCCCGGCGCGTACGCCTGGGCCGAGGCCTTCACCCGGGAGCCGGAGAAGTCGGACGCCTTCTTCCCGGCCGTCTTCCCCTACACCGTGCAACGACTGGAGGACGACGAAGTCGACTTCAACATCTACAACCTCGGCGACCAGGCGGCTCTCGGCCGGATGCGCATGACCGAGGAGTTCCCGCCCGACGTGCCCCCGTACATGAACGTGTACTTCGCGGTCGAGGACTGCGACGCGGCCGTGGCGAAGGCGACCGAGCTCGGCGGGATCCTGCGTTTCGGTCCGATGGACAGCCCCTTCGGCCGGTTCGCGGCGCTGAGCGACCCGCAGGGCGCGTCGTTCTCGGTGATCGACCTGGGGAAGACCGAGGGCGAGATGCCGGGGATGACCGACGTGCCCTGA
- a CDS encoding aldehyde dehydrogenase family protein, translating to MNNPHLEQPADTVARLRATFRSGRTRPVDWRTTQLRRLREMLTDNGTELAGALHADLAKSSTEAFRTEIDATAREIDHILGHLDQWLSHEPVPVPPHLGDAKAWTQYDPLGVVLVIAPWNYPALLLLTPMIGALAAGNAVVAKPSELAPATSAVLARLLPAYLDTDAVAVVEGGVRETTALLAERFDHIFYTGNGTVGRIVMSAAVRHLTPVTLELGGKSPVFIDRDTDPMTVAARLVRGKFLNAGQTCVAPDYVLTDAETARALEPALVKAIEELYGTRPATSPEYGRIINERHFDRLSALLDSGRLVTGGDRDRAAKYIAPTVLADVRPEDPVMQEEIFGPVLPLVTVSGLDEAIGFINDRAKPLALYAFTESETTRRRLASETSSGGLGFGLPLVHITVPDLPFGGVGESGMGNYHGRWSIETFSHRKAVFDKPLS from the coding sequence GTGAACAACCCCCACCTCGAACAGCCCGCCGACACCGTGGCCCGGCTGCGCGCCACCTTCCGCTCCGGCCGCACCAGGCCGGTCGACTGGCGTACGACGCAGCTGCGCCGACTGCGCGAGATGCTCACCGACAACGGAACGGAACTTGCCGGCGCCCTGCATGCGGACCTGGCCAAGAGCTCCACCGAAGCGTTCCGCACCGAGATCGACGCCACGGCCCGCGAGATCGACCACATCCTCGGCCACCTCGACCAGTGGCTGAGTCACGAGCCGGTTCCCGTCCCCCCGCACCTCGGCGACGCGAAGGCCTGGACGCAGTACGACCCCCTGGGCGTCGTCCTCGTCATCGCGCCCTGGAACTATCCGGCCCTGCTGCTGCTCACGCCCATGATCGGTGCGCTGGCCGCCGGCAATGCGGTGGTCGCCAAGCCCAGCGAACTGGCTCCGGCCACCTCCGCCGTGCTCGCGCGCCTGCTGCCCGCGTACCTCGACACCGACGCCGTGGCCGTCGTCGAAGGCGGGGTCCGCGAGACCACGGCCCTGCTGGCCGAGCGGTTCGACCACATCTTCTACACCGGCAACGGCACCGTCGGCCGCATCGTCATGAGCGCCGCCGTCCGGCACCTGACCCCGGTCACCCTCGAACTGGGCGGCAAGTCACCGGTGTTCATCGACCGTGACACCGATCCGATGACGGTCGCCGCACGGCTCGTGCGCGGCAAGTTCCTCAATGCCGGCCAGACCTGTGTCGCCCCCGACTACGTCCTCACCGACGCCGAGACCGCCCGCGCCCTGGAACCCGCCCTCGTCAAGGCCATCGAAGAGCTGTACGGAACCCGCCCGGCGACCTCGCCCGAGTACGGACGGATCATCAACGAACGCCACTTCGACCGGCTCAGCGCGCTCCTCGACTCGGGCCGTCTGGTCACGGGAGGCGACCGCGACCGCGCGGCGAAGTACATCGCGCCCACCGTCCTCGCGGACGTGCGCCCCGAGGACCCGGTCATGCAGGAGGAGATCTTCGGTCCGGTGCTCCCTCTCGTGACCGTCTCCGGTCTGGACGAGGCCATCGGCTTCATCAACGACCGCGCCAAGCCCCTTGCCCTGTACGCCTTCACCGAGTCCGAGACCACACGTCGGCGCCTGGCGTCCGAGACGTCGTCGGGCGGCCTCGGCTTCGGGCTGCCGCTGGTCCATATCACCGTCCCCGACCTGCCCTTCGGCGGGGTCGGCGAGAGCGGCATGGGCAACTACCACGGCCGCTGGTCCATCGAGACGTTCAGCCACCGCAAGGCCGTGTTCGACAAGCCGCTGAGCTGA
- a CDS encoding cytochrome P450, giving the protein MTISGTRIPGPAGLPLLGSMFDLKRDSLGTFLNAQREHGDVVRITAGPPGLRAELYAVFSAEGAQQILATEAANFRKDNAFYEEVRESFGNGLLTSQDEDYLRQRRLVQPLFTRRRVDGYAEAITSETATTTAAWRRAPDSTVDVVSEMTGLTLRAVARILFGTDVESAVDVVERCFPVIGEYALQRGYSPANLPRSWPTPANRKAAAATEELYAVCDDIIAKRRAAGDSATGEDLLTLLAQAGSEQDGSFEASEIREQVLIFLLAGHETTATSLAFALHLLARHPEHQQQARAEAVRVLAGRTPEAADLDALPYLTKVLKESMRLYPAGPVIGRRAVVDTEIGEFTVPAGADVIVAPWVTHRHPRYWDDPERFDPERFTPEREKARPRYAWFPFGGGPRACIGQHFSMLESVLALAMILREYELSAVDEQVPVGAGITLRAEGPARCVVRPHDL; this is encoded by the coding sequence ATGACCATCTCCGGCACACGGATTCCGGGCCCGGCAGGACTGCCGCTGCTCGGTTCGATGTTCGACCTCAAGCGCGACTCGCTCGGTACGTTCCTGAACGCGCAGCGCGAGCACGGCGATGTCGTACGCATCACGGCCGGACCGCCCGGGCTGCGGGCCGAGCTCTACGCGGTCTTCTCCGCCGAGGGCGCGCAGCAGATCCTCGCCACCGAGGCCGCCAACTTCCGCAAGGACAACGCCTTCTACGAGGAGGTCCGCGAGTCGTTCGGGAACGGCCTGCTCACCAGCCAGGACGAGGACTACCTGCGGCAACGGCGGCTGGTGCAGCCGCTGTTCACCCGTCGCCGGGTCGACGGCTACGCGGAGGCGATCACCTCCGAGACCGCGACGACGACCGCAGCATGGCGCAGGGCGCCTGACTCCACCGTGGACGTCGTATCCGAGATGACCGGGCTCACTCTGCGGGCGGTGGCCCGCATCCTGTTCGGTACGGACGTCGAGTCCGCCGTCGACGTGGTGGAACGCTGCTTCCCGGTCATCGGCGAATACGCTCTGCAGCGCGGCTACTCGCCCGCAAACCTTCCCCGTAGCTGGCCGACTCCCGCCAACCGCAAGGCGGCTGCCGCGACCGAGGAGCTGTATGCGGTGTGCGACGACATCATCGCGAAACGGCGGGCCGCCGGGGACTCCGCCACCGGCGAGGACCTGCTGACGCTTCTCGCCCAGGCCGGGAGCGAACAGGACGGAAGCTTCGAGGCGTCCGAGATCCGCGAGCAGGTCCTGATCTTCCTCCTCGCCGGCCATGAGACCACCGCCACCTCGCTCGCCTTCGCCCTGCACCTGCTCGCCCGCCATCCCGAACACCAGCAGCAGGCCAGGGCCGAAGCCGTACGCGTGCTGGCCGGGCGTACTCCCGAAGCCGCCGACCTCGACGCACTGCCGTATCTGACGAAGGTGCTCAAGGAGTCCATGCGGCTGTACCCGGCCGGGCCCGTCATCGGCCGGCGCGCCGTCGTCGACACCGAGATCGGGGAGTTCACCGTCCCGGCCGGAGCGGACGTGATCGTGGCCCCTTGGGTGACCCACCGTCATCCCCGTTACTGGGACGATCCGGAGCGCTTCGACCCCGAGCGGTTCACGCCCGAGCGGGAGAAGGCCCGGCCCCGTTACGCCTGGTTCCCCTTCGGCGGCGGACCGCGGGCCTGCATCGGCCAGCACTTCTCGATGCTGGAGTCCGTCCTCGCCCTGGCGATGATCCTGCGGGAGTACGAACTGAGCGCCGTGGACGAGCAGGTGCCGGTCGGCGCCGGAATCACGCTGCGCGCAGAGGGCCCCGCCCGGTGTGTGGTCCGCCCTCACGACCTGTAG
- the zwf gene encoding glucose-6-phosphate dehydrogenase, with translation MSEISGWVNPLQDPQDRRLPRVAGPSGLVIFGVTGDLSRKKLMPAVYDLAGRGLLPPGFSLVGFARRDWADEDFAQVVHDAVREHARTPFREEVWQQLVKGMRFIPGDFADDVAFDRLKSTVEDLDKAQGTGGNFAFYLSVPPKFFPTVVQQLKKHGLSRPPEGSWRRAVIEKPFGHDLASAEELNQVVHEVFAPDEVFRIDHYLGKETVQNILALRFANTLFEPIWNRSYVDHVQITMAEDIGIGGRAGYYDGIGAARDVIQNHLLQLLALTAMEEPASFDAESLVTEKLKVFKAVRLPDDLGRSTVRAQYAAGWQGGEKAVGYLQEEGIDPKSKTDTYAAVKLEVDNRRWAGVPFYLRTGKRLGRRVTEIAVVFQRAPHSPFDSTATEELGQNALVIRVQPDEGVTMRFGSKVPGTSMELRDVTMDFAYGESFTESSPEAYERLILDVLLGDANLFPRTEEVEESWKILDPIEAYWDTHGKPAQYPAGTWGPAEADEMLARDGRSWRRP, from the coding sequence ATGTCAGAGATCAGTGGATGGGTGAATCCGCTGCAGGACCCGCAGGACCGACGGCTGCCCCGAGTCGCCGGGCCCTCGGGGCTGGTGATCTTCGGTGTCACCGGGGATCTGTCACGCAAGAAGCTGATGCCGGCCGTCTATGACCTGGCCGGCCGGGGGCTGCTGCCCCCGGGCTTCTCCCTCGTGGGGTTCGCGCGCCGCGACTGGGCGGACGAGGACTTCGCCCAAGTGGTCCACGACGCCGTCCGGGAGCACGCGCGAACGCCGTTCCGCGAGGAGGTCTGGCAGCAGCTGGTGAAGGGGATGCGTTTCATCCCCGGCGACTTCGCGGACGACGTGGCCTTCGACAGGCTCAAGTCCACCGTCGAGGACCTCGACAAGGCACAGGGCACCGGCGGGAACTTCGCGTTCTACCTGTCGGTGCCGCCGAAGTTCTTCCCCACGGTCGTCCAGCAGCTCAAGAAGCACGGACTGTCACGGCCGCCGGAGGGCTCCTGGCGCCGGGCGGTCATCGAGAAGCCGTTCGGGCACGACCTGGCATCCGCCGAGGAGCTCAACCAGGTGGTGCACGAGGTCTTCGCGCCCGACGAGGTCTTCCGTATCGACCACTACCTCGGCAAGGAGACCGTCCAGAACATCCTGGCGCTGCGGTTCGCGAACACGCTGTTCGAGCCGATCTGGAACCGGTCGTACGTCGACCATGTGCAGATCACCATGGCCGAGGACATCGGCATCGGCGGCCGGGCCGGCTACTACGACGGGATCGGCGCCGCCCGTGACGTCATCCAGAACCACCTCCTGCAGCTGCTCGCGCTGACCGCCATGGAGGAGCCCGCCTCCTTCGACGCGGAATCCCTCGTGACCGAGAAGCTGAAGGTGTTCAAGGCAGTGCGGCTGCCCGACGATCTCGGCCGGTCCACGGTGCGCGCGCAGTACGCGGCGGGCTGGCAGGGCGGCGAGAAGGCGGTCGGGTACCTCCAGGAGGAGGGTATCGACCCCAAGTCGAAGACCGATACGTACGCCGCGGTCAAGCTGGAGGTCGACAACCGCCGCTGGGCGGGTGTCCCGTTCTATCTGCGCACCGGCAAGCGGCTCGGCCGGCGGGTGACGGAGATCGCGGTGGTCTTCCAGCGCGCCCCGCACTCGCCGTTCGACTCGACGGCCACCGAGGAGCTGGGGCAGAACGCCCTGGTCATCCGGGTGCAGCCGGACGAGGGTGTGACGATGCGGTTCGGCTCCAAGGTGCCCGGCACCTCGATGGAGCTCCGCGATGTGACCATGGACTTCGCGTACGGCGAGTCGTTCACCGAGTCGAGCCCCGAGGCGTACGAACGGCTCATCCTCGATGTCCTGTTGGGTGATGCCAACCTCTTTCCGCGGACCGAGGAGGTCGAGGAGTCCTGGAAGATCCTCGACCCGATCGAGGCGTACTGGGACACCCACGGCAAGCCCGCGCAGTACCCCGCCGGCACCTGGGGGCCGGCCGAGGCGGACGAGATGCTCGCACGAGACGGACGGAGCTGGCGCAGGCCATGA
- the opcA gene encoding glucose-6-phosphate dehydrogenase assembly protein OpcA, whose amino-acid sequence MRIDLTDTNASKINKALVQGRRAIGTPAVGMVLTLVIVTDEEHAYDAIKAAGDASREHPSRTLVVIRRVSRSPRDRHDTRLDAELRLGSDAGAGETVLLRLRGELTRRADSVVLPLLLPDAPVVVWWPVGAPPVPAKDPLGALAQRRITDAYAVESPISELAARAAGYAPGDTDLAWTRLTPWRSMLAAALDQARAEVTSAVVESEAENPSAELLARWFVDRLKVPVEMVVTDGPVVTAVRLRTSDGEIHIDRPEGPVARLAIPGQPSRVLALKVRTTAELIAEELRRLDPDDTYAAALRATVTAPDPEEDEVTEASPTEKAE is encoded by the coding sequence ATGAGGATCGACCTTACGGACACGAACGCGAGCAAGATCAACAAGGCGCTGGTGCAGGGCCGCCGCGCGATCGGCACCCCGGCCGTCGGCATGGTGCTCACCCTCGTCATCGTCACCGACGAGGAGCACGCCTATGACGCGATCAAGGCCGCCGGTGACGCGTCGCGTGAGCATCCCTCGCGCACCCTGGTCGTCATCAGGCGGGTCTCGCGCTCGCCCCGGGACCGGCACGACACGCGCCTGGACGCGGAGCTCCGGCTCGGCAGCGATGCCGGTGCGGGTGAGACCGTACTGCTGCGCCTGCGCGGCGAACTGACCCGGCGTGCCGACTCCGTGGTGCTCCCGCTGCTGCTCCCGGACGCGCCCGTGGTGGTGTGGTGGCCGGTCGGCGCCCCGCCCGTCCCGGCGAAGGACCCGCTCGGTGCCCTCGCGCAGCGCCGTATCACCGATGCCTACGCGGTCGAGTCACCGATCAGCGAGCTCGCCGCACGTGCCGCCGGATATGCACCCGGTGACACCGACCTCGCGTGGACGCGGCTCACACCGTGGCGATCGATGCTCGCCGCCGCGCTCGACCAGGCGCGTGCGGAGGTCACCTCCGCCGTGGTCGAGAGCGAGGCCGAGAACCCGAGTGCCGAGCTGCTGGCCCGCTGGTTCGTGGACCGGCTGAAAGTGCCGGTCGAGATGGTCGTCACGGACGGGCCGGTGGTCACCGCCGTACGGCTGCGCACCTCCGACGGCGAGATCCACATCGACCGGCCGGAAGGCCCGGTGGCCCGGCTCGCCATCCCGGGACAGCCGAGCCGGGTGCTGGCCCTCAAGGTGCGCACCACCGCCGAACTGATCGCGGAGGAACTGCGCAGGCTCGACCCCGACGACACCTACGCCGCGGCGCTGCGGGCCACGGTCACCGCGCCGGACCCGGAGGAGGACGAGGTCACAGAGGCGTCGCCCACAGAGAAGGCGGAGTGA
- a CDS encoding DUF1876 domain-containing protein: MPRTLHWKVDLFVSEDGGTTTARAVLDTGTARLSAAGKARCSPQDEDVPEIGDELAAARAMKNLSLDLMRVAYHDVESKEAGPSGRPAAPVSGWSELTT, encoded by the coding sequence ATGCCCCGGACCCTGCATTGGAAGGTCGATCTGTTCGTGTCGGAGGACGGCGGCACGACCACGGCGCGGGCCGTCCTGGACACCGGGACGGCCAGGCTCAGCGCCGCCGGCAAGGCCCGCTGCAGCCCGCAGGACGAGGACGTGCCGGAGATCGGCGACGAACTGGCCGCCGCGCGCGCCATGAAGAACCTCTCCCTGGACCTGATGCGCGTGGCCTACCACGACGTGGAGAGCAAGGAGGCCGGGCCGTCCGGCAGGCCCGCGGCGCCGGTCTCCGGCTGGTCCGAGCTGACCACCTGA
- a CDS encoding type A2 lantipeptide translates to MSFIPTQEISDSELDNVAGGLHSAVVGNATAALDTIAPVSATVGTVTGLVEGATGINTAAVTGPVTGLVAGL, encoded by the coding sequence ATGAGCTTCATCCCCACCCAGGAGATCTCCGACAGCGAGCTGGACAACGTGGCCGGTGGCCTGCACAGCGCCGTTGTCGGCAACGCCACCGCCGCCCTTGACACCATCGCCCCGGTGTCCGCCACCGTCGGCACCGTCACCGGCCTCGTCGAGGGCGCCACCGGCATCAACACCGCCGCCGTCACCGGCCCGGTCACCGGTCTCGTCGCCGGTCTGTAA
- a CDS encoding HlyD family efflux transporter periplasmic adaptor subunit: MQFRQQALSKLQSPEEIDLPVRFARPQGRLVLAVTVVAMIAAAVWAVTGTVSSTVTAPGILTHAQGSYVLQSPVAGQVTAVLAEEGDRVRADAPLLKVRTAQGDAVVRTIAAGRLTTLVAAIGSVVTTGADVAAVERADDPDDPLMAVLYVPADSGSTVPVGARVDLTVHSVATQEFGMLRGRVKAVGRTAQTRQRITAFLGSSQLGEQFSQGGQPLAVLVELNRSSRTRSGYGWSASQGPPYALESMTPATGAVRLREQRPVDWLLP; the protein is encoded by the coding sequence GTGCAGTTCCGCCAACAGGCCCTTTCCAAGCTGCAATCGCCGGAAGAGATCGATCTTCCGGTGCGTTTCGCCCGGCCCCAGGGCCGGCTGGTGCTGGCCGTCACCGTCGTCGCCATGATTGCCGCCGCCGTATGGGCCGTCACCGGTACCGTCTCCTCCACGGTCACCGCCCCCGGCATCCTCACCCATGCCCAGGGCAGTTACGTCCTGCAGAGCCCCGTCGCGGGACAGGTCACCGCGGTGCTCGCCGAGGAGGGCGACCGCGTACGGGCCGACGCACCCCTGCTGAAGGTGCGTACCGCCCAGGGCGACGCCGTCGTGCGCACGATCGCCGCGGGCAGGCTGACCACGCTCGTCGCCGCCATCGGTTCCGTGGTCACCACCGGCGCCGATGTCGCCGCCGTCGAGCGGGCCGACGATCCCGACGACCCGCTGATGGCCGTGCTGTACGTGCCGGCCGACAGCGGATCCACCGTGCCCGTGGGCGCGCGCGTCGATCTCACCGTCCACTCGGTGGCCACGCAGGAGTTCGGGATGCTGCGTGGCCGGGTCAAGGCGGTCGGCCGCACTGCCCAGACCCGCCAGCGGATCACCGCGTTCCTCGGCAGCAGCCAGCTCGGCGAGCAGTTCTCGCAGGGTGGCCAGCCCCTGGCCGTACTGGTCGAGCTGAACCGCTCCTCGCGTACCAGGTCCGGCTACGGCTGGTCCGCCTCCCAAGGGCCGCCGTACGCACTCGAGTCCATGACGCCCGCCACCGGTGCCGTCCGTCTGCGCGAGCAGCGCCCGGTCGACTGGCTCCTGCCATGA
- a CDS encoding NHLP family bacteriocin export ABC transporter peptidase/permease/ATPase subunit, with protein sequence MTGSHDSAATTQQKLPPADRRRRRPDEPAAGRRGSHGTRRAQARRRPKSKKTSTVRTPTVLQMEAVECGAAALAMVLGHHGRHVPLEELRIACGVSRDGSRASNILKAARSYGLTAKGMQMESTALAEVQGPAILFWEFNHYVVYDGTGRRLGRRGVYINDPAKGRRFVPMEDFDTSFTGVVLVLEPSAAFRKGGRRPGVMNAVPARLRGTSGTLLAALLASLLLVAVGAVVPALSRTYIDMFLIGGQTSLLGPLFASLGATVALTAVLTGIQQANLLRGRVISSTLSSARFLRHLLRLPVTFFAQRSPADLVQRLQSNDAVAETLARDLAAAAVDGIVVILYAVLLWTYDPQLTVVGVLIALLNVVAMRIVVRLRATNTQKLRADSARLTNTSYTGLQLIETMKATGGENGYFRRWAGQHATTLEVQQRLGVPSAALAVVAPTLATLNSALILWIGGLRAVEGHISIGLLVAFQALVARFTAPITRLNGVAGRIQDFAADVARLKDVESFPVDGLYTRDQPATDTRRLKGHVTLTDITFGYSPLDQPLLNGFSVAVGPGRQVALVGGSGSGKSTVSRLIAGLYSPWEGAIRIDGQRLEDIPRSALAASVSFVDQDIFLFEGTVRDNVALWDPSIPDEAVVAALRDAALYDDVIARRPEGIHSRVEQDGRNFSGGQRQRLEIARALVRRPSILVLDEVTSALDAETERIIMDNLRRRGCACVVIAHRLSTVRDSDEIVVLDHGAVVERGRHEELVAAQGAYARLVKEH encoded by the coding sequence ATGACCGGATCCCACGACTCCGCCGCCACCACGCAGCAGAAGCTGCCGCCCGCAGACCGCAGGCGCCGGCGCCCCGACGAGCCGGCAGCGGGCCGGCGCGGCTCACACGGCACCCGGCGCGCCCAGGCCCGCCGGCGCCCCAAGAGCAAGAAGACCAGCACGGTCCGCACGCCGACCGTGCTCCAGATGGAGGCCGTCGAATGCGGCGCAGCCGCGCTCGCGATGGTGCTCGGCCACCATGGACGGCACGTGCCGCTCGAAGAGCTGCGCATCGCCTGCGGCGTCTCCCGCGACGGCTCCCGCGCCAGCAACATCCTCAAGGCGGCCCGCAGCTACGGCCTCACCGCCAAAGGCATGCAGATGGAGTCGACCGCCCTCGCCGAGGTGCAGGGCCCGGCCATCCTCTTCTGGGAGTTCAACCACTACGTCGTCTACGACGGCACGGGGCGCCGCCTCGGCCGCCGCGGTGTGTACATCAACGACCCGGCCAAGGGACGCCGCTTCGTCCCCATGGAGGACTTCGACACCAGCTTCACCGGTGTCGTGCTCGTCCTCGAACCCTCTGCCGCGTTCCGCAAGGGCGGCCGCAGACCGGGCGTGATGAACGCCGTACCGGCGAGGCTGCGCGGCACCTCCGGCACGCTGCTCGCCGCGCTGCTCGCGAGCCTTCTGCTCGTAGCCGTCGGCGCGGTGGTGCCCGCGCTGAGCCGTACGTACATCGACATGTTCCTGATCGGCGGGCAGACCTCCCTGCTGGGCCCGCTGTTCGCCTCGCTCGGGGCGACCGTGGCGCTGACGGCCGTGCTGACCGGCATTCAGCAGGCGAATCTGCTGCGCGGGCGCGTCATCTCCTCGACCCTGAGCAGCGCCCGCTTCCTGCGGCATCTGCTGCGCCTGCCCGTCACGTTCTTCGCCCAGCGCAGCCCGGCCGACCTGGTGCAGCGGCTGCAGTCCAACGACGCGGTCGCCGAGACACTGGCGCGCGACCTTGCCGCGGCCGCCGTGGACGGGATCGTGGTCATTCTCTACGCCGTCCTGCTGTGGACGTACGATCCCCAGCTCACCGTCGTGGGCGTACTGATCGCGCTGCTCAATGTGGTGGCGATGCGGATCGTCGTACGGCTGCGGGCCACGAACACCCAGAAGCTTCGCGCGGACAGCGCCCGCCTCACCAACACCTCGTACACCGGACTCCAGCTGATCGAGACCATGAAGGCGACCGGTGGCGAGAACGGATACTTCCGCCGCTGGGCCGGTCAGCACGCCACCACCCTGGAGGTGCAGCAGCGCCTGGGCGTCCCCAGCGCGGCCCTGGCCGTCGTCGCCCCCACCCTCGCGACGCTCAACAGCGCGCTGATCCTGTGGATCGGCGGCCTGCGGGCGGTGGAGGGCCATATCTCCATCGGACTTCTCGTCGCGTTCCAGGCGCTGGTGGCCCGCTTCACCGCACCCATCACCCGGCTGAACGGGGTGGCGGGCCGGATCCAGGACTTCGCCGCCGACGTCGCCCGGCTCAAGGACGTCGAGAGCTTCCCGGTCGACGGGCTCTACACCCGCGACCAGCCCGCCACCGACACCCGTCGGCTCAAGGGCCATGTGACGCTCACGGACATCACCTTCGGCTACAGCCCCCTCGACCAGCCCTTGCTGAACGGATTCTCCGTGGCGGTCGGTCCTGGCCGCCAGGTCGCACTCGTCGGCGGCTCAGGCAGCGGCAAGTCCACGGTCTCCCGGCTGATCGCCGGCCTGTACAGCCCGTGGGAGGGAGCGATCCGCATCGACGGACAGCGGCTGGAGGACATCCCCCGCAGCGCGCTCGCCGCCTCCGTCTCCTTCGTCGACCAGGACATCTTCCTCTTCGAGGGCACGGTCAGGGACAACGTGGCGCTGTGGGACCCGTCGATCCCCGACGAGGCCGTCGTCGCCGCACTGCGTGACGCGGCGCTCTACGACGACGTGATCGCGAGGCGCCCCGAGGGCATCCACAGCCGCGTCGAACAGGACGGGCGCAACTTCTCCGGCGGGCAGCGCCAGCGCCTGGAGATCGCCCGAGCACTCGTACGCCGCCCCAGCATCCTCGTGCTGGACGAGGTGACCAGCGCCCTCGACGCGGAGACCGAACGGATCATCATGGACAACCTGCGCCGTCGCGGCTGCGCCTGCGTGGTGATCGCCCACCGCCTGAGCACGGTGCGCGACAGCGACGAGATCGTGGTCCTCGACCACGGCGCGGTCGTCGAACGCGGCCGCCACGAAGAACTGGTGGCCGCGCAGGGCGCGTACGCCCGGCTGGTCAAGGAGCACTGA